CAATTGTAACAATCTTTAGTCATCAGTTTGCCAAAAAAAATCAGAGCCTGGCACAATTTGCCGAAGGCTCTGTTAATTTGTACAATTTCCCGGAAAATATTCTGGTATATTACTTTCCTATCATCTGATATGCGGAAAGGAATGCCAGAAGGCTTTTTTCCATTTCCACCAGCTGGTTCGCATCCTTTGTTTTTTGGTAACTTGTAAAAGCTCCACTTGCTTTCTCCATGCTCGCTTTTGCTTTTAGGACAGCCTTATCTGCTATACTCTTGTCTTCCATTTTGGATAGCTTTACCTGGTAATCTTCAACTTTTTTTACCTCTTCCGCTTCAGCTGCGGAACCGTTCAACAGGATCGTATAGATTTCCGGTGCCTGTTTAAGAAATTCCGCTTCATCTGCTGTTAACCCGGCTGCCGTTCCCCCTGCTATTTCGAAAGGCTTTGCGAAAACTTCTACTCCTTTAGCCTTCAGTGCCTCTGCTTGTTGTTTGGCAGCTTCAATGCTTCCTGCAGTCCCTAAATAGACGGCGAACTGTCCATTTACAGGAAATAATTCAGCTGTGACTCCTTGCCCGGAAAGGAGGTCCACCCTTTCCTTCGCTCCGGCTTCTGTGGTGAAAATGCCATTCTGGACGATAAAGGTTGGAATCGGTTTTAACTCTAGCGACTCCTTCCCCCCTGCCGGCTTTTCTTCTGCTTGCCCAGCTTTTGGCTGGGTCACTGCTGGTGCTGCCGTATCTGGCTCAGACGGCAGGAACTTCAGGAATGTCACTCCAAACGCTGTTCCAATCAAAACAGCAAAAAGGACATTCATGATGATTGTCGTATAAAGGCGGTTATTACGATTCATTTTAGGATTCCATACCGAAATGCCAATGCTTTTCTTTTTCTGCTTTTTCTCCTGTGTCGGGGCAATCTTATATTCTTTAACGATTTCCTCTTCGACGGGATCAGGCAAAATCCAATCAAAACTATCCTCGTTTTGTTCCTGTGCAGCTGCACTTTCATTCAGTGCTGCCTCATTTTCAAGAGGATAAACCTTACTTCGGTCTTCGCGAACATTATTGATTTGATAGTTATTGCTCTTTGGTTGATCAACTTGACGATTCTCATTAGCGCCTTTTTGACTATATTTCTTACTGTTTTTATCAGCCTGTACTTTTTTATCAGCCTGAATCGGACGGTCTTTGCCATTAATCTTGATAGTGATGGTCTTACCTTGCTTGTCCAATGCTTGTACCTCCCCCTGCCCGTTCGTGTTTTGTCCATCCTATCATAATGGCAAAAAAAAATAACAAGACTTTTGTCGTCTTGTTATAGAATGCTTTCGTCAATTTTTTTACTAGATTTAGTTTTCGTCCGTACCCTCGGTATCATCTGCTTCGGATTGCTCTAGTTCTTCTAGATTTTCCTCTGAGTAATCGCCGAAAGTCGGGAAAGGGTTTCGTTTGTTAGCTGGGGCTGGGGTTTCGATTTTTGGATTGTGTTCCTTTAGATCATCCAGTCCTGATAGGTAATAAGAATTGATTGTAAGAGTCATGACGATCGGGCTTTTTTCATCCGAAAGGGAATTAATTTCCTCTGGACCGCTAAAAGAAATAGAATCAACCATAACCAGGCGCTTCAGTTTTTCGAGTGTTTCTATAAATTTCTCCAATTCAAAATAGCCATCTGCTTCAACTGTGATCGTGACAGCTGTCTTCTCAATCCCTTCAGGCATCTTCAAAGGTTCCACTGCTTCTCCTGTGACTGTTTCAGTCCCCTGAGTTTCACCCGCTTGAGCCGTTGGAGCTTCACTTGATTCCTGATTGAATTCCATTGATGTTATGTAGCTATTTGAAACAACTTCTGCTTTTTCAAAATCCAGGACAAGTTGTTCAACCATTGGGTCAACCGGGAGCTTCTTTTGTAGCTCAATTGTGCTTTGATAGTCGTCCTTTGAAGCTGCAAGGCGTGTTTCAAAGCTTTCACTGAGCTGTTGCTCAGATTTCAATTGATTCTCTTTTAAAGCAAGACTATCCTTTAATGGATTTATAAAAACGAAATATGCACCTATGTAAATCAAGACTGACAGTGATACAGCAATCGCCAGGATCATGATATTTTTCTTTTCAAAACGGAGGTTCATGTCTCATCCCCTCCCTTTGAAGCGACACTGCCATTTTTCAAGAAAACATCCTCTTTAAAAATCAGTTCGTATTCTGCTGTGTAGCGAGGCAAAGTCTTTTCTTCATCCTTTTCAGGATCAGTGGCATTCGTACTGCTTTCACTGCTTTCTGCATCCTGAACTGCAACAACATTTAAGAGTGAGACCTTCTCAACCCAATCAGAACTCTTTAATGTGCTTAAATAATACGCAGCATCTCTTGAAGCATCAAACTGGATGGTGATCAGGACAGAGTTAGAGTTGCTGTATTCAAAATTCTTGATAAATCCACGTTCAGGCAACTGGGAAATGACGTTCCGGAGCAGAGGTACTGTTTCCATCGGGGCTTGCTCTGCCCACTTTACTGCTTCCTGTAGTTTCAATGAAGAGTTGCCAGTGTCTCCTTCGGCAATTTTCGCCTGCTGTGCCTCGTTGAGCTTTTGGACAGTCTCAATTTGATTATCGATTGATGCCATTTTATTATCATAGCTATTTCCCTGAATGAAGGCGACTGTAGCACTCACAGATAATAGAGCAAGAATCAAAAGGGCGGTCATGAGCGACGAGGATTTCTTATGTTCTTTTTTAGGTAAAAGGTTAATCTCTACAAGCATCATTTACACCTCTTTCAATCCAAGTCCCAATGCAAGATGAAAAGCTTTCGGCAATTCTTCTGTTGATTCTCCTATAAGGGGAACTCTCAGTGTATCTACCTGGATACCGAATCGTTCTTTCATATCGTTGAGAATACGGTCAAGCATAGGATGGTCTCCATTCAGCAATATTCTTGTGACTTCGCTTTTTCCTTGAGTCAATGAATAATGATAGAAATCCATTAGCTTGGCAATATCGCGGTAGATATCTTCAAGTTGAAAAGTGAGCTCGGTAACTTCACCTTCATATACCAATTCCTGGTCTGAGAAGCGTCCCCTGCCGCTCTTCACCTTCCAATTCTCTTTCAAATCACCTGGAATATGACGCATGAAAACTGGGATATGCTCTTCAAATACACACATGCTGACAACATCAAGGTCAAACTGGACTGTCAGCAGGATTTCATTTTCACTCTTCAATGCCTGCTGATAGTAGAGCCTGTAAATCGCCAGTGGTGAGATATCTGCGGCAATAGGTTTAAGTTTAATAGCTTTGAACAGATCAGCATACTCTGTTACATATTGCTCTGGTGCAGCAAAAACAAGAATCTGCTGCTTCTGATCCTCTATTCCAAGAGGGATGATATCGAAAACTGGATCCTCGAATGGAAGGTGGATGGAAGTACCTAATTCCAAATATAGATAGCCATGGATTTCGTCTTCTTTAACATCAACTGGAATGGAAACCTTCCTAATGATGACGAGTGAATCTGGGACCGTAAAACGGATTTCCCTTCTGGAAATCTTCCAGTCATCAAGACATTCATCAAGGATGTTTTCTAATGTATCAAAATCCTGAATTTTACCATCCAGTATAATTCCAGGCGGCAAATATCGCTGTCCATAATGAAGCGGAGTAGCCGGATTTCTTTGTTTCAATTCAACATAACGGATAGAATGGTCATTGACCACGATATTAACAACCTTGCTTCTACCAGAAAAAAGAGATAATGCCATGGTCTGAAACTCCTTTGTTTAAAAACCAAAGTTTAATAGATTAAGATACCACTGGATAATCTGCGCTCCAAAAAAATAGGCAGTCAATGTACCAAGCGCGATAAACGGGCCAAATGGGATAGGCTGCTTTTTTTTGACAAAACCAAGAAGCATAGCAATGATGCCAAAAAATGCGCCAAAAAAAGTGGCGAAAAAGAAGGATAGCAACATCGTCTTTAAACCGACGACAAAACCAATCAAGGCAAAAAGCTTAATGTCACCGCCGCCCATACCACCTCTGCTTGCAAAGGCAATCATTAAGAGGAGAGAGAATCCCGCTCCTGCACCGGCAAAGGAATCCCACCAGGGAGCAAGAGGAATAATAATGCGTTCAATAATGAAAATCCCTGAGAACACAAGAAGCACCTTATCCGGGATGATCATGTACTCCAAATCGGAAACAGTGATAATGATGAATAAAGAGATTAAAGTTAAAGCAATGATTAGCTCGCCGTTCCAGCCAATCATCCAGGCAGCGCCGGCAAAAAGAACACCAGTCAATAACTCAAACAGCGGATAAACAAGAGAAATGCCGACCTTGCACCGGCGGCATTTCCCCCTTTGAAACATATATGACAATACTGGAATCAATTCAAGAGCAGTCAACTGATGCCCACAGTTCGGACAGGATGACCGAGGTGCTACGATTGATTTTCCTTCCGGCACTCTGAGGCCTACTACGTTGTAGAAGGAACCTAGGATGAGGCCAAATATAAAAAAAATTATAATAAAAATGTTCATCACTTATAAGCTAGTAGCTCGCTTTCACTTGCAACATCTTTCCCTGCTCCTGATGTATCTTTATCAACTAATGCTACAGAAGCATGTTCAGTTAGTGCATAACTATATTTACCATTAGAATCTCTTGTGATTTTAACTGTAAAATCTCCCTCAACATTATCAACATATGGAGCTAGTGCAGTTTCATCTACATCAACAGAAGTAGCAGGTGCTTTTTCAGCAACATAAAGTTTAGCCGCACTAATTATCTGTAAACCTTCACTAACAGTAGCTTTTTTATCAGTGCTACTAATAATATTCCCAATACTCGGAATCGCAATCGCCGCAATAATCCCCAAAATTACAATTACAGCCAATAGTTCAATCAGTGTCAAACCTCTTTGATCTTTCATTTTTTTCTTTAATGCTTTAAACATATTTACCTCTCCTTTTAGTTAATTTTACCTACGACTAAAGAAATATGTAACTATCAATATTATAATGGATAGATTGGTAATTTCATATAATTTTTTAGTAGAATTTGTCTATTTTTCGCAAGTTTTAATTTACATGGTTGAATATGTCGAACATTGGCACCATGATAGACGTGACGATAGTTCCAACAAGGCCTGCGA
This portion of the Mesobacillus sp. S13 genome encodes:
- a CDS encoding PilN domain-containing protein, giving the protein MMLVEINLLPKKEHKKSSSLMTALLILALLSVSATVAFIQGNSYDNKMASIDNQIETVQKLNEAQQAKIAEGDTGNSSLKLQEAVKWAEQAPMETVPLLRNVISQLPERGFIKNFEYSNSNSVLITIQFDASRDAAYYLSTLKSSDWVEKVSLLNVVAVQDAESSESSTNATDPEKDEEKTLPRYTAEYELIFKEDVFLKNGSVASKGGDET
- the pilM gene encoding type IV pilus biogenesis protein PilM; amino-acid sequence: MALSLFSGRSKVVNIVVNDHSIRYVELKQRNPATPLHYGQRYLPPGIILDGKIQDFDTLENILDECLDDWKISRREIRFTVPDSLVIIRKVSIPVDVKEDEIHGYLYLELGTSIHLPFEDPVFDIIPLGIEDQKQQILVFAAPEQYVTEYADLFKAIKLKPIAADISPLAIYRLYYQQALKSENEILLTVQFDLDVVSMCVFEEHIPVFMRHIPGDLKENWKVKSGRGRFSDQELVYEGEVTELTFQLEDIYRDIAKLMDFYHYSLTQGKSEVTRILLNGDHPMLDRILNDMKERFGIQVDTLRVPLIGESTEELPKAFHLALGLGLKEV
- a CDS encoding prepilin-type N-terminal cleavage/methylation domain-containing protein; protein product: MFKALKKKMKDQRGLTLIELLAVIVILGIIAAIAIPSIGNIISSTDKKATVSEGLQIISAAKLYVAEKAPATSVDVDETALAPYVDNVEGDFTVKITRDSNGKYSYALTEHASVALVDKDTSGAGKDVASESELLAYK
- a CDS encoding SPOR domain-containing protein, which produces MDKQGKTITIKINGKDRPIQADKKVQADKNSKKYSQKGANENRQVDQPKSNNYQINNVREDRSKVYPLENEAALNESAAAQEQNEDSFDWILPDPVEEEIVKEYKIAPTQEKKQKKKSIGISVWNPKMNRNNRLYTTIIMNVLFAVLIGTAFGVTFLKFLPSEPDTAAPAVTQPKAGQAEEKPAGGKESLELKPIPTFIVQNGIFTTEAGAKERVDLLSGQGVTAELFPVNGQFAVYLGTAGSIEAAKQQAEALKAKGVEVFAKPFEIAGGTAAGLTADEAEFLKQAPEIYTILLNGSAAEAEEVKKVEDYQVKLSKMEDKSIADKAVLKAKASMEKASGAFTSYQKTKDANQLVEMEKSLLAFLSAYQMIGK
- a CDS encoding pilus assembly protein PilO — encoded protein: MNLRFEKKNIMILAIAVSLSVLIYIGAYFVFINPLKDSLALKENQLKSEQQLSESFETRLAASKDDYQSTIELQKKLPVDPMVEQLVLDFEKAEVVSNSYITSMEFNQESSEAPTAQAGETQGTETVTGEAVEPLKMPEGIEKTAVTITVEADGYFELEKFIETLEKLKRLVMVDSISFSGPEEINSLSDEKSPIVMTLTINSYYLSGLDDLKEHNPKIETPAPANKRNPFPTFGDYSEENLEELEQSEADDTEGTDEN
- a CDS encoding prepilin peptidase, yielding MNIFIIIFFIFGLILGSFYNVVGLRVPEGKSIVAPRSSCPNCGHQLTALELIPVLSYMFQRGKCRRCKVGISLVYPLFELLTGVLFAGAAWMIGWNGELIIALTLISLFIIITVSDLEYMIIPDKVLLVFSGIFIIERIIIPLAPWWDSFAGAGAGFSLLLMIAFASRGGMGGGDIKLFALIGFVVGLKTMLLSFFFATFFGAFFGIIAMLLGFVKKKQPIPFGPFIALGTLTAYFFGAQIIQWYLNLLNFGF